One genomic window of Corticium candelabrum chromosome 21, ooCorCand1.1, whole genome shotgun sequence includes the following:
- the LOC134196253 gene encoding large ribosomal subunit protein uL6-like, which yields MKTIVASKTVSIPPKVTVKAKSRVVTVTGPRGTLTKSFKHLNAELTPIGKKKLRVDVWFADRRQLACVRTVCSHIQNLITGVTRGYVVKMRSVYAHFPINVNIVEGKEVEIRNFLGEKYVRRVSMRKGVTCSSSGTKDEILLQGNDLELVTQSAALIQQSTTVKNKDIRKFLDGVYVSSVDKGPDLDE from the exons ATGAAGACAATTGTTGCGAGCAAGACGGTGTCTATACCGCCTAAGG TTACGGTAAAGGCCAAGAGTCGTGTTGTTACTGTAACAGGTCCCAGAGGGACACTAACCAAAAGCTTCAAGCACTTGAACGCTGAATTAACACCTATTGGGAAAAAGAAGCTCCGCGTAGATGTTTGGTTTGCCGATCGGCGTCAGCTAGCATGCGTACGCACAGTGTGCTCTCACATACAGAATCTTATTACTGGAGTGACACGCGGCTACGTTGTGAAAATGAGAAGCGTCTACGCTCACTTTCCCATCAACGTCAATATTGTAGAAGGCAAAGAGGTGGAAATCAGGAATTTCTTGGGAGAGAAATACGTAAGGAGAGTAAGCATGCGCAAAGGTGTCACATGCTCTTCATCAGGAACCAAGGATGAGATTCTACTGCAAGGAAATGACTTGGAATTGGTGACCCAGTCAGCTGCTCTTATACAGCAGTCAACAACCGTCAAGAACAAAGATATTCGAAAGTTTTTGgatggtgtgtatgtgtcatcTGTTGACAAAGGCCCAGATCTTGATGAGTAG
- the LOC134196277 gene encoding E3 SUMO-protein ligase RanBP2-like produces MLDLQEKRLHLLGWGNTTAVNAFEEYITHSLATKPCNLQLHMKLVNFLLKSGQLMKAVNHCMEVFGRKDVVAMTGEWLELVCEVAESAMDKGVQENNLSGVNALVVCIFWIWILEQRLANTFKAGRKASNHLDVMLNLRRFDYALYKCFFDSQLHCKLLTSTNSKSIWKAVLREMRGRLYEHCSTFLILHGMEHRVAWKLVKRHFLACCLASFSEKPCSCEVLEKNPVYLLSGEFWYAMGCRRHCRIGLCLQSLRRQLGDRLVEEIMLDVTTDEGQQSLIRTIFTSEGKSRSNRDATLSESFLCYDRSFKETEVKSIDKDHLARVEQETVCGKPCDLQKVVWIGSSHILQEMDDLPNVGKWGSLLFGAMPTFTENLAKTLWDSVTVHDVEAFLHGLFYANAAAIKKFREESFSSDAPLVFPMLITDTQLPSRSLQWWDCLVKMNRLALSDVADVSQSQKFTMQSGLEVLRAVKPFSVEAGLLMHLARVFSAKASHMRSDANDFCEDVCEAMEERAVRYWEAAYEKLRLLESGMSDIDVQNLMFPCSPCFAEDETSLDRLLECQLELAAAAVHNQDFEKAVKLYDEMETPEAAWNKAQILKFLAKNGTGSTIKCETIGKPSGHLKKAEQSLRICQSRLMKDKHMSFFMKVEEELENVKTQLQDCADIEDVAVEEAGIDSANEEAISPHTAHFAELSNQLVEITSELQKKDSLLSQLTADIQALKDEMKTMKAAACMVQQPNLHLVTNRPPPSAFMTRMLPPAMLQTASLEIPPHAQQNLSATLKQAPAAVSTGSFLFRFGQSTSTVAGINESSFFERQQSLPISLSMNQPSSNQPFLSQSPPLQKVQTGIGVPQMGLDSGPSHPSVSRPVLQGLFSTTAHLTSTPLTAQKLQEEPSVSNIASPLMPTPVEKLFASNMLKDSHTSVDHDRKVVERSVTIPWSSTIGGMGSSEGRTGETSQIKTDVSKTEQINSEVPSNNLLSDHSDELFGHGFSRSTSTCTSSVVSFTSGFDFGFERTNFMVQQDGSSMLEKNDGTADDDRNDGTQFQYGNVDDNNGPEFKPVVSLPDLVELKTGEEDEEELFVHRAKLFRYDKEVAQWKDRGIGNIKILRNKTTNTYRVVMRREWVLKVCANHYITRDMDLKARCDSDCSWVWSTLADVADGKPKQEQLTVKFKYPAVAKQFKDVFDSCKEQLASTNVGDRCKSNVTQMPNGTAKQTIVETSVADEGRDCVPLSEKFLNAHESWNCSHCLVVNKPNVAKCAACGTPSPHTSCDSLMPKYSSSQTRSFQFQQALLKPPEIAETGNVSMGSFTEFTDDSISLLPSSQTRTGSNVGSVPPSRSRPIISQRTSNGNSPNVVAETSIISNSDITMIEGELTMVSDKEVIVKSPMPQSVAVLGSSLQDNLEVSGNCQINGENGFVENSQDDNVDKHVDKHESPVCIDESDFESNTSEAVQSEADEIIFLFERHPTAEQLEKANKFQLPSSFYLYEDRVTPPWCRNEEIDSDQDFIEVQFPSTNNEKTNNEKTNDSVRQSGIEDSQIDGLGNNLNLVGPETATAQTFLQLASSSTSGFSFLEPLSDETFTFQGTGRRLFALKETADDYPHDPEEEADVDFAPVVELRGPISLKTGEEGMSQVFSNRAKLYRFDKNTTQWKERGVGDIKLLKDQNKRRLRLVMRREQVLKVCANHYITEDMELAPHPSSDRSWIWFTPADFSEQIACAEKLAVRFRSTEIAEQFKMAFDRYKSQRFNDEGAGTDFDNSDRDNSDADNTNGALVNNTMSARPIGHNDNGDTICDQDVMFVWERKPTADQRARALQFLLPPTFYLYEDQPSPEDNSDDGLHDGSTMMKGEGDYAASNGKSKERNSEISKTQSPQNIQSSDYKEGKNDEKACVAESKLLGSRGHAFLSFADLAAMSNSSVNADFPVHASSSPIFSGGGSLVFGDTTLAGNENDVVNNEDIYFKPICSLPESVDIKTGEEEEIVVFCERSKLFRLDRQSGSWKERGIGDMKLLWNSETCRGRVVMRREQVLKVCTNHYIIPEMELKANAGSDCSWVWVAPCGYSEEMPTTEQLAVRFKTPEQAKLFKEKFDQLKQGQLSLDMDVRKGRQFIGSLSETDHSTSGVISKTCDPEDSAALEDMIGDPAKVHTESPDRISFREGTDQEFDQNGNSE; encoded by the exons GTTTGATTATGCGTTGTACAAGTGCTTTTTTGACTCTCAATTGCACTGCAAATTGTTGACAAGCACAAACTCTAAATCAATCTGGAAAGCAGTTTTGAGAGAGATGCGGGGTCGTCTGTATGAACACTGTTCAACATTTTTGATTCTTCATGGAATGGAG CATCGTGTAGCATGGAAACTCGTTAAGAGACACTTCCTTGCTTGCTGTTTAGCAAGCTTTTCAGAAAAACCATGCAGTTGTGAAGTGCTGGAAAAGAATCCTGTATATTTGCTGTCCGGAGAGTTTTGGTATGCAATGGGTTGTAGAAGGCATTGTCGAATTG GACTTTGTTTGCAAAGCCTTAGAAGGCAGTTGGGAGACAGACTGGTTGAGGAAATCATGCTCGATGTCACAACTGATGAA GGTCAGCAATCACTGATACGGACAATATTTACATCTGAAGGAAAATCTAGGTCTAACAGAGATGCAACCTTGTCTGAA TCTTTTCTCTGCTATGATCGATCGTTTAAGGAGACTGAGGTGAAAAGTATAGATAAAGATCATCTAGCAAGAGTAGAGCAAG AGACCGTTTGTGGCAAGCCATGTGATCTTCAAAAAGTTGTTTGGATTGGGTCAAGTCATATTCTCCAAGAAATGGATGATCTTCCAAATG TTGGCAAGTGGGGTTCTCTTCTGTTTGGTGCAATGCCTACCTTCACAGAGAATTTGGCTAAGACATTGTGGGACTCTGTTACAGTTCATGATGTGGAG GCTTTTCTACATGGTTTGTTCTATGCAAATGCTGCAGCAATAAAAAAGTTTAGGGAAGAATCATTTTCGTCTGATGCTCCACTTGTGTTCCCCATGCTAATCACAGATACTCAACTACCCTCTCGGAGTTTGCAATGGTGGGATTGTCTTGTGAAAATGAATAGACTTGCTCTAAG CGATGTGGCAGATGTGTCACAGTCTCAGAAGTTTACAATGCAATCAGGCCTGGAAGTGTTGAGGGCTGTTAAACCATTTTCTGTTGAGGCTGGACTTCTGATGCACTTAGCAAGAGTATTTTCTGCCAAG GCTTCTCATATGAGATCTGATGCGAATGACTTCTGTGAAGATGTATGTGAAGCAATGGAGGAAAGAGCTGTTCGATATTGGGAAGCTGCATATGAGAAACTTCGCCTGTTAGAGAG tggCATGTCTGACATTGATGTACAAAATTTGATGTTTCCTTGTTCACCATGCTTTGCTGAG GATGAGACATCATTGGATAGGCTGTTAGAATGCCAACTGGAACTAGCTGCTGCAGCTGTTCATAATCAAGACTTTGAGAAAGCTGTGAAACTCTATGATGAAATGGAAACTCCTGAGGCTGCCTGGAATAAAGCACAG ATATTGAAGTTCTTGGCTAAAAATGGCACAGGGTCCACAATTAAATGTGAGACTATAGGAAAGCCATCTGGACACTTGAAGAAGGCTGAGCAATCTCTGAGAATTTGTCAGTCCAGGttaatgaaagacaaacacatg AGCTTTTTCATGAAAGTGGAAGAAGAACTGGAAAACGTGAAGACTCAACTTCAAGATTGTGCAG ACATCGAAGATGTGGCTGTTGAAGAAGCTGGAATTGATTCTGCCAAT GAAGAAGCTATTTCTCCCCATACAGCTCACTTTGCTGAACTTTCAAACCAGCTGGTTGAGATTACATCAGAATTACAAAAGAAAGACAGTCTGCTGTCACAACTTACAGCAGACATTCAGGCTCTGAAG GATGAAATGAAGACAATGAAGGCTGCAGCGTGTATGGTGCAACAACCTAATCTACACCTGGTAACTAACAGACCACCCCCTTCTGCCTTTATGACTAGAATGCTACCTCCTGCTATGCTACAAACGGCATCACTGGAGATACCTCCACATGCTCAACAAAATCTGTCAGCCACACTTAAGCAGGCACCAGCAGCAGTAAGTACTGGCAGTTTTCTATTTCGATTTGGCCAGTCAACTTCAACTGTTGCTGGCATCAATGAATCATCATTTTTTGAACGACAACAGTCATTACCCATTTCTCTTTCAATGAATCAGCCAAGCAGCAATCAACCATTCCTGAGTCAGAGTCCTCCTTTACAAAAAGTCCAAACAGGGATTGGGGTACCACAAATGGGATTGGACTCAGGTCCTTCTCACCCTTCAGTCTCTAGGCCCGTCCTTCAGGGGTTATTTTCAACAACTGCACATTTGACATCAACACCTTTAACTGCACAAAAACTGCAGGAAGAACCATCTGTATCAAATATAGCTTCCCCTTTAATGCCAACACCTGTAGAGAAGTTGTTTGCCTCAAATATGTTAAAAGACAGCCACACCTCAGTTGATCATGACCGGAAGGTTGTTGAAAGATCAGTGACAATACCATGGAGCAGTACAATAGGTGGGATGGGAAGTTCAGAGGGCAGGACAGGAGAGACGTCACAGATCAAAACAGATGTTTCTAAGACTGAGCAAATCAACAGTGAGGTACCATCCAATAATTTGCTTTCTGATCATTCAGATGAATTGTTTGGCCATGGCTTTTCAAGAAGTACATCAACATGTACTTCCTCTGTTGTATCATTCACTAGCGGCTTTGATTTTGGTTTTGAAAGAACTAACTTTATGGTTCAACAAGATGGATCTTCAATGTTGGAGAAGAACGATGGTACAGCAGATGACGACAGAAATGATGGTACTCAGTTCCAGTACGGAAATGTAGATGACAACAATGGTCCTGAATTCAAACCAGTCGTTTCATTACCTGATTTAGTAGAACTAAAGACAGGtgaagaagatgaagaagaattGTTCGTACATCGGGCCAAGCTTTTTCgatatgacaaagaagttgCTCAGTGGAAGGATAGGGGCATTGGCAACATTAAGATTCTGAGgaataaaacaacaaacacatatcGTGTGGTTATGAGACGAGAATGGGTGTTAAAAGTGTGTGCCAATCATTATATCACTAGAGACATGGATCTGAAAGCTCGCTGTGATTCAGATTGTTCTTGGGTGTGGTCCACTTTAGCCGATGTGGCTGATGGAAAACCTAAACAAGAGCAGCTGACTGTCAAATTCAAATATCCTGCAGTGGCAAAGCAGTTCAAAGATGTATTTGACTCTTGTAAGGAACAATTGGCATCAACGAATGTGGGAGACAGGTGCAAGAGCAATGTAACACAAATGCCAAATGGTACAGCAAAACAGACCATTGTGGAAACATCAGTTGCTGATGAAGGAAGGGATTGTGTTCCATTGAGTGAGAAATTTCTGAATGCTCATGAGTCTTGGAACTGTAGTCACTGTCTTGTTGTTAACAAACCTAATGTGGCAAAATGTGCTGCATGTGGCACACCAAGTCCACACACATCCTGTGATTCCCTGATGCCAAAATATAGTTCATCTCAAACGAGAAGTTTTCAATTTCAGCAGGCATTACTGAAACCACCTGAAATTGCTGAAACCGGAAATGTTAGCATGGGCAGCTTTACTGAGTTTACTGATGACAGTATTTCCTTGTTACCAAGCAGTCAAACTAGAACTGGTAGCAATGTGGGAAGTGTACCACCTTCAAGGAGTAGACCAATCATTAGTCAGAGAACTAGCAACGGCAACAGTCCAAATGTAGTAGCTGAAACAAGCATCATCTCAAATAGTGATATCACTATGATAGAAGGTGAACTCACAATGGTTTCAGATAAAGAAGTTATAGTAAAATCTCCTATGCCACAGTCAGTGGCTGTTTTAGGTTCCTCACTTCAAGATAATCTGGAGGTTTCTGGTAATTGTCAGATTAATGGTGAAAACGGCTTTGTTGAAAACTCACAAGATGACAatgtagacaaacatgtagacaaacacgAGTCACCTGTGTGTATAGATGAAAGTGACTTTGAATCAAATACATCTGAGGCAGTGCAGTCAGAGGCTGATGaaattatttttttgtttgagCGTCATCCAACAGCAGAGCAACTAGAAAAAGCAAACAAGTTTCAGTTGCCTTCTTCATTTTACCTCTACGAAGACAGAGTAACTCCACCATGGTGTAGAAATGAGGAAATTGACAGTGATCAAGATTTTATAGAAGTACAATTTCCTTCTACCAACAATGAGAAGACCAACAATGAGAAGACCAACGATAGCGTTCGTCAGTCTGGAATAGAAGACTCACAAATAGATGGACTAGGCAACAACCTCAATTTAGTTGGACCTGAAACTGCTACCGCACAAACCTTTTTACAGTTGGCCTCATCTTCCACTTCTGGTTTTTCGTTTCTCGAGCCTCTGTCAGATGAGACATTCACATTTCAAGGAACTGGTCGTCGACTGTTTGCTTTGAAAGAGACTGCAGACGATTATCCTCATGATCCGGAAGAAGAAGCTGATGTTGACTTTGCTCCTGTTGTGGAACTTCGGGGACCCATTTCACTAAAAACAGGTGAAGAAGGTATGTCTCAAGTATTCAGTAATAGAGCAAAACTTTATCGATTTGATAAAAATACTACTCAATGGAAGGAGCGTGGTGTTGGCGACATTAAACTTCTCAAAGACCAAAACAAAAGGCGACTAAGACTAGTCATGCGTCGTGAACAGGTTCTGAAAGTTTGTGCCAATCACTACATCACAGAAGACATGGAGCTTGCTCCACACCCTAGCTCTGATCGCTCTTGGATCTGGTTTACACCTGCCGACTTTAGTGAACAAATAGCTTGTGCTGAGAAGTTAGCAGTGCGATTCAGATCCACAGAGATTGCTGAGCAGTTCAAGATGGCATTTGACAGGTACAAGAGTCAGAGATTCAATGATGAGGGTGCAGGTACTGACTTCGATAACAGTGACCGTGATAACAGTGACGCTGATAATACCAATGGAGCTCTAGTTAACAATACAATGAGTGCAAGACCTATAGGTCACAACGATAATGGTGACACAATCTGTGACCAagatgttatgtttgtatggGAGAGAAAACCAACAGCAGATCAAAGAGCAAGAGCTTTACAGTTTCTGTTGCCACCAACTTTCTATTTGTATGAAGACCAACCATCTCCAGAAGATAATAGTGATGATGGTTTACATGATGGTTCCACAATGATGAAAGGGGAAGGTGATTATGCTGCCTCTAATGGCAAGTCAAAGGAAAGGAACAGTGAAATCTCGAAAACCCAGTCTCCACAAAACATACAGTCTAGTGATTATAAAGAAggtaaaaatgatgaaaaggCATGTGTTGCTGAGTCTAAACTATTAGGATCAAGAGGCCATGCATTTCTGTCTTTTGCTGATTTAGCTGCTATGAGTAACAGCAGTGTGAATGCTGATTTTCCAGTCCATGCAAGTTCCTCTCCAATTTTCAGTGGTGGTGGTTCATTAGTGTTTGGGGACACCACGCTGGCTGGCAACGAAAACGATGTAGTAAACAACGAagacatttatttcaaacctATTTGTTCTCTTCCAGAATCAGTGGATATAAAAACTGGGGAAGAGGAAGAGATCGTAGTTTTCTGCGAACGCTCAAAATTGTTTCGTCTTGATCGACAGAGTGGCTCATGGAAGGAACGAGGCATTGGTGATATGAAACTTCTTTGGAATTCTGAGACATGCAGGGGAAGGGTTGTGATGCGTCGTGAACAAGTGTTGAAAGTTTGCACCAATCATTACATCATTCCAGAAATGGAGCTCAAGGCAAATGCTGGTTCAGATTGCTCTTGGGTGTGGGTGGCTCCATGTGGCTACTCTGAGGAAATGCCTACAACAGAACAACTGGCAGTGCGTTTCAAGACTCCAGAACAAGCGAAGCTGTTTAAAGAAAAGTTTGATCAGCTGAAGCAGGGACAGTTGAGTTTGGATATGGATGTAAGGAAAGGAAGGCAATTTATTGGTTCTCTCTCTGAAACAGACCATTCAACTTCTGGAGTCATCTCGAAGACGTGTGATCCTGAGGATTCCGCTGCTTTAGAAGACATGATCGGTGATCCTGCAAAGGTGCACACAGAATCACCTGACAGGATCAGCTTCAGAGAAGGGACTGATCAAGAGTTTGACCAAAATGGCAACTCCGAATAA